In Carya illinoinensis cultivar Pawnee chromosome 9, C.illinoinensisPawnee_v1, whole genome shotgun sequence, the following are encoded in one genomic region:
- the LOC122276339 gene encoding triose phosphate/phosphate translocator, chloroplastic isoform X2 — protein MWYFLNVIFNIINKKIYNYFPYPYFVSVVHLFVGVVYCLVSWAVGLPKRAPIDSNLLKLLIPVAVCHALGHVTSNVSFAAVAVSFTHTIKALEPFFNAAASQFILGQSIPITLWLSLAPVVLGVSMASLTELSFNWTGFISAMISNISFTYRSIYSKKAMTDMDSTNIYAYISIIALLVCIPPAIILEGPQLLKHGFNDAIAKVGLTKFITDLFWVGLFYHLYNQLATNTLERVAPLTHAVGNVLKRVFVIGFSIIIFGNKISTQTGIGTVIAIAGVAIYSYIKAKMEEEKRQAKAA, from the exons atgtg GTACTTCCTGAATGTGATTTTCAACATAATCAACAAAAAGATCTACAATTACTTCCCGTATCCTTA TTTTGTGTCGGTTGTGCACTTGTTCGTCGGGGTGGTTTACTGTTTGGTGAGCTGGGCCGTGGGCCTTCCCAAGCGCGCT CCTATCGACTCAAACCTCCTGAAGCTGTTGATCCCTGTTGCCGTGTGTCACGCACTTGGCCACGTGACCAGTAATGTCTCTTTTGCAGCTGTTGCTGTCTCCTTCACTCATAcaatcaaag CTCTTGAGCCCTTCTTTAATGCTGCTGCCTCTCAGTTCATTCTTGGGCAATCAATACCCATCACTTTATGGCTGTCCCTGGCTCCTGTTGTTCTTG GTGTGTCCATGGCATCGTTGACCGAGCTGTCATTTAACTGGACTGGCTTCATAAGTGCCATGATTTCCAATATCTCCTTCACTTACAGGAGTATCTATTCAAAGAAAGCCATG ACTGACATGGATAGTACTAATATCTATGCTTATATTTCGATCATTGCCCTCTTGGTCTGTATTCCACCTGCCATCATT tTGGAGGGACCTCAACTACTTAAGCATGGTTTTAATGATGCAATTGCAAAAGTAGGTCTAACCAAGTTCATCACAGACCTTTTTTGGGTGGGCTTGTTTTACCACCTTTACAATCAG TTGGCCACCAACACCCTGGAGAGGGTGGCACCTCTTACACATGCAGTTGGCAACGTGTTGAAACGAGTATTTGTGATTGGATTCTCAATCATTATCTTCG GTAACAAGATTTCAACACAAACTGGTATTGGAACAGTCATTGCAATTGCTGGTGTAGCAATCTACTCTTACATCAAGGCCAAGATGGAAGAAGAGAAACGA CAAGCGAAAGCAGCATGA
- the LOC122276339 gene encoding triose phosphate/phosphate translocator TPT, chloroplastic isoform X1, producing the protein MESTILSRTATFGSLSNLRKLPRESGSSCNSTNVSFVSARPIGAVGEGGNLIWGRQLRPALLLESSSFGGKPRETLKPGHVGAAASSSPAEGSDSPGEAKVGFIQKYPALVTGFFFFMWYFLNVIFNIINKKIYNYFPYPYFVSVVHLFVGVVYCLVSWAVGLPKRAPIDSNLLKLLIPVAVCHALGHVTSNVSFAAVAVSFTHTIKALEPFFNAAASQFILGQSIPITLWLSLAPVVLGVSMASLTELSFNWTGFISAMISNISFTYRSIYSKKAMTDMDSTNIYAYISIIALLVCIPPAIILEGPQLLKHGFNDAIAKVGLTKFITDLFWVGLFYHLYNQLATNTLERVAPLTHAVGNVLKRVFVIGFSIIIFGNKISTQTGIGTVIAIAGVAIYSYIKAKMEEEKRQAKAA; encoded by the exons ATGGAGTCGACAATACTATCACGCACCGCCACCTTCGGTTCCCTCTCCAACCTCCGGAAGCTACCGAGAGAGAGCGGCAGCAGCTGCAACAGCACTAACGTCAGCTTCGTCTCTGCGAGGCCGATCGGAGCCGTGGGAGAAGGAGGGAACCTGATATGGGGGAGGCAGCTCCGACCGGCTCTGCTGCTTGAGAGCTCGAGCTTCGGCGGGAAGCCGCGAGAGACTCTAAAGCCTGGCCACGTGGGCGCCGCTGCCTCTTCATCGCCCGCCGAAGGGAGCGATTCCCCCGG GGAAGCGAAGGTGGGGTTCATCCAGAAGTACCCGGCTCTCGTCACGgggttcttcttcttcatgtg GTACTTCCTGAATGTGATTTTCAACATAATCAACAAAAAGATCTACAATTACTTCCCGTATCCTTA TTTTGTGTCGGTTGTGCACTTGTTCGTCGGGGTGGTTTACTGTTTGGTGAGCTGGGCCGTGGGCCTTCCCAAGCGCGCT CCTATCGACTCAAACCTCCTGAAGCTGTTGATCCCTGTTGCCGTGTGTCACGCACTTGGCCACGTGACCAGTAATGTCTCTTTTGCAGCTGTTGCTGTCTCCTTCACTCATAcaatcaaag CTCTTGAGCCCTTCTTTAATGCTGCTGCCTCTCAGTTCATTCTTGGGCAATCAATACCCATCACTTTATGGCTGTCCCTGGCTCCTGTTGTTCTTG GTGTGTCCATGGCATCGTTGACCGAGCTGTCATTTAACTGGACTGGCTTCATAAGTGCCATGATTTCCAATATCTCCTTCACTTACAGGAGTATCTATTCAAAGAAAGCCATG ACTGACATGGATAGTACTAATATCTATGCTTATATTTCGATCATTGCCCTCTTGGTCTGTATTCCACCTGCCATCATT tTGGAGGGACCTCAACTACTTAAGCATGGTTTTAATGATGCAATTGCAAAAGTAGGTCTAACCAAGTTCATCACAGACCTTTTTTGGGTGGGCTTGTTTTACCACCTTTACAATCAG TTGGCCACCAACACCCTGGAGAGGGTGGCACCTCTTACACATGCAGTTGGCAACGTGTTGAAACGAGTATTTGTGATTGGATTCTCAATCATTATCTTCG GTAACAAGATTTCAACACAAACTGGTATTGGAACAGTCATTGCAATTGCTGGTGTAGCAATCTACTCTTACATCAAGGCCAAGATGGAAGAAGAGAAACGA CAAGCGAAAGCAGCATGA
- the LOC122276340 gene encoding protein DMP4-like, whose amino-acid sequence MEIKVIQSDSHNNRDESKHPLLRDEVETEEKTPIQKAISQTFQSTAHLANLLPTGSVMAFQLLSPIFTNQGICDPVGRFMTAALVTLCGVSCFLLSFTDSFRDNKGSVCYGFATFRGLWIIDGSANLSPEVAAKFRLRFIDFMHAFMSILVFVAVALFDKNVVSCFFPTPSYTTQEILTRLPVGIGVVCSMMFVVFPTKRHGIGFPLSLN is encoded by the coding sequence ATGGAGATTAAGGTCATTCAATCTGATTCCCATAATAATCGTGATGAATCAAAACATCCCCTCTTGAGAGATGAAGTTGAAACAGAGGAGAAAACACCGATACAGAAGGCCATTAGCCAGACATTTCAGAGCACAGCTCATTTGGCCAATCTCTTACCTACAGGATCAGTCATGGCTTTCCAACTTCTGTCACCGATTTTCACAAACCAAGGTATATGTGACCCAGTTGGCCGTTTCATGACTGCTGCACTCGTGACCCTCTGTGGAGTATCATGTTTCCTGCTAAGCTTTACCGATAGCTTCAGGGACAACAAGGGAAGTGTTTGTTATGGTTTTGCCACATTCCGGGGCCTCTGGATCATTGATGGGTCTGCAAATCTTTCACCTGAGGTTGCTGCAAAATTTCGGCTGCGATTCATAGATTTCATGCATGCCTTCATGTCGATACTGGTATTTGTAGCAGTTGCACTGTTTGATAAGAATGTGGTGAGTTGCTTCTTCCCGACACCATCGTATACGACCCAAGAGATTCTTACAAGATTACCAGTCGGAATTGGTGTCGTTTGCAGTATGATGTTTGTTGTGTTTCCCACGAAGCGCCATGGAATTGGCTTCCCCCTCTCTCTAAATTAA